Proteins encoded within one genomic window of Bemisia tabaci chromosome 2, PGI_BMITA_v3:
- the LOC140224021 gene encoding uncharacterized protein produces the protein MNIVGFSRKITIKLAPSSARAMSCLQRCLIEEKWYDSFNMGTNQMMRVWVGTQNRCQRSDRHQWCYGLSLLASLCNGDTMDEQRFHLWSMTGWLRPGQFLVGKLGTKNFS, from the exons ATGAACATCGTCGGTTTCTCGCGAAAGATCACGATAAAGCTTGCACCCTCCTCCGCGAGAGCCATGTCATGTCTTCAACGATGTTTAATCGAGGAAAAGTGGTACGATTCATTTAACATGGGCACCAATCAAATGATGCGAGTATGGGTTGGTACTCAGAATCGGTGTCAGAGGTCGGATCGACATCAGTGGTGTTATGGACTGTCACTTCTCGCTAGCTTGTGCAATGGAGACACGATGGACGAGCAACGATTCCACCTCTGGTCAATGACTGGATGGCTAAGACCTGGGCAGTTTCTCGTAGGAAAATTAG gtaCAAAAAACTTCTCGTGA